The following are encoded in a window of Polynucleobacter sp. VK25 genomic DNA:
- a CDS encoding glycosyltransferase family 9 protein — MTTYSKLKPKKVLFIATRQIGDVLVTTPLISKARELWPDAEFHFLGYRGKLEMLHGNPDIAEVIETSDRPGFGEYLSLFNRLFQRYDLAVVTQPSDRAYLYGLVAAFRRVGVLGGHPQGKDAEDQQKRSKSEKQNAWKKFICMHTVDVDYFKQHVITEKLRLLETFFKNPADLFAKAISVTPPAGEPLTPIIAGELKQPYVVVHPGPLTAYKRWPLAYWQELITYLVKQGYQVVLSASPAKQDMQLNHDIISLLDDESKKQVINAAGKLSIPQAGTLIRGAALYIGVDTSITHLAAACNTPTIALFGATPPTNFGPWPNGFIGEQPYQLRARTQTVGNVSILQGPGECVPCRKAGCLDKADSYSECLDLLEPAQVIEAIQKALPS, encoded by the coding sequence ATGACTACTTACTCCAAGCTCAAACCTAAAAAAGTATTGTTCATTGCCACGCGGCAAATTGGTGACGTTTTAGTCACAACTCCACTGATCAGCAAGGCGAGAGAGCTCTGGCCAGATGCGGAGTTTCATTTCCTGGGATATCGCGGCAAGCTAGAGATGCTGCACGGTAATCCGGACATCGCCGAAGTCATAGAAACTTCTGACCGACCTGGTTTTGGTGAATACCTTTCGCTCTTTAATCGCCTCTTCCAGCGCTATGACTTAGCGGTAGTAACGCAACCAAGTGATCGCGCCTACCTGTATGGCTTGGTGGCGGCTTTTAGAAGAGTCGGTGTGCTTGGAGGTCACCCTCAGGGCAAAGATGCCGAAGATCAGCAGAAACGCAGTAAAAGCGAGAAGCAAAACGCTTGGAAGAAATTTATCTGCATGCACACCGTCGATGTTGATTACTTTAAACAGCATGTCATTACAGAAAAGTTGCGTCTACTAGAAACTTTTTTTAAAAATCCTGCTGATCTATTTGCCAAAGCGATCTCAGTGACCCCGCCAGCTGGAGAGCCCTTAACTCCCATCATTGCCGGCGAACTGAAGCAACCCTATGTCGTAGTGCATCCAGGGCCACTTACCGCCTACAAACGTTGGCCGCTAGCTTACTGGCAAGAACTCATTACATACTTGGTGAAGCAAGGTTATCAAGTGGTGCTCAGTGCATCGCCTGCTAAGCAAGATATGCAACTGAATCACGACATCATCTCTTTACTGGATGATGAAAGTAAAAAACAAGTCATCAATGCTGCTGGTAAGTTATCCATCCCACAGGCGGGCACTCTAATTCGTGGCGCCGCTTTGTACATTGGAGTGGATACCTCGATTACCCATTTAGCCGCGGCATGCAACACCCCAACGATTGCCCTCTTTGGCGCTACACCGCCAACGAACTTTGGTCCATGGCCCAATGGTTTTATTGGTGAGCAACCTTACCAATTGCGCGCCCGTACGCAAACTGTGGGCAACGTCTCCATTCTGCAAGGTCCTGGTGAATGTGTGCCTTGCCGCAAGGCCGGCTGCTTAGACAAAGCAGATAGTTATAGCGAGTGCTTGGATTTACTAGAGCCTGCGCAAGTCATCGAGGCTATTCAGAAAGCGTTGCCGAGCTAG
- the dnaE gene encoding DNA polymerase III subunit alpha — MASPRFVHLRVHSEFSITDGVVRIDDAVAAAVKDEMGALAITDLSNLFGLVRFYTAARSSGIKPIAGADVWVSNPQDPDQPHRLLLLVQNHSGYLNLCELLSRASLDNQSRGRAEVDSAWFSEPAAKAEDKAAKRTLTYGLIALSGARMGEVGTALLGGQEDQAKIVARRYEKLFPQSFYIEVQRGGNPQDEKQLQLACHLASELDLPVVATHPVQFMQKSDFTAHEARVCIAEGELLGNPRRTKKFNDEQYFLTQEEMEKRFADLPAALANSVEIAKRCNLSLVLGQPRLPDFPTPPGITLDDYLLQQSEIGLKRHMERNFPDAQEREKEMVRYHERLVFEVKTIAQMGFPGYFLIVADFINWAKNNGVPVGPGRGSGAGSLVAYSLGITDLDPLRYNLLFERFLNPERVSMPDFDIDFCQHGRDRVIQYVKDKYGKDAVSQIATFGTMAARAAIRDVGRVLEQGYNFVDGIAKLVPNKPGQYMTIEMAKKEEKQLAEREKNEDEVRQLLSLAQQLEGMTRNVGMHAGGVLIAPGRLTDFCPLYTQESKDQDSSSVISQFDKDDVEAIGLVKFDFLGLTTLTILAAAERWIKALHADRRDWNIGEIALDDEKAFDVLKRANTVAVFQLESRGMQGMLREAKPDRFEDIIALVALYRPGPMDLIPDFIERKHGRQKVEYPDPRIEPVLRETYGIMVYQEQVMQMAQMIGGYSLGGADMLRRAMGKKKPEEMAQHRKIFSDGAKAGGITESKANEIYDLMERFAGYGFNKSHAAAYALLAYQTAWLKAYYPAEFMAANLSLAMDDTDKVKILYDDCLVNNIRVFSPDINTGVYEFTPLRAPDAAPDSPISHIRYGLGAVRGTGEAAIESIVKARETGGPFKDLFDFCARVDRRQVNRRAIEALMRAGAFDSLYRDTIPADGNLYDIRSTLLASLARAIEAAEQAEASIHQVSLFEVAGEENRHLPELVREPVWSEKKRLQEEKTALGLCLTGHMFDAYRDETSHFIRQSLSKVTEGKDQLIAGIITSARMLTGQRGRMMIATIDDGTAALEVTLYSEVYEPNRSWLKEDELLVAKVNVTPDKFSGGMRIVSEAVMDITGARMRFARNVHVCIDNAIDIKMLRSQINPYLMANRVRDPRLGVSAPAGPGSNEGMKGLMLTAAVTTSGGACLMQFPEELRIYPDDACLHGLNQILASKQKDPVQIQYH, encoded by the coding sequence ATGGCTTCACCCCGTTTTGTTCATCTCCGCGTCCATTCCGAGTTTTCGATTACGGATGGCGTCGTTCGCATTGACGATGCGGTCGCGGCAGCCGTCAAAGACGAGATGGGTGCATTGGCCATTACCGATTTAAGTAATTTATTTGGTTTAGTGCGTTTTTACACCGCTGCCCGTTCTAGCGGTATTAAGCCAATTGCCGGTGCTGATGTTTGGGTCAGCAACCCCCAAGACCCAGACCAACCCCATCGTTTATTGCTCTTGGTGCAAAACCATTCGGGCTATCTCAATTTGTGTGAGCTGCTCAGCAGAGCATCTTTAGATAACCAATCCCGTGGTCGTGCTGAAGTAGATTCAGCATGGTTTAGTGAGCCAGCTGCTAAAGCAGAAGATAAAGCAGCTAAGCGCACCCTGACTTATGGTTTGATTGCGCTCTCAGGCGCACGCATGGGTGAGGTTGGTACAGCGCTTTTAGGTGGCCAAGAAGATCAAGCCAAGATTGTTGCTAGGCGCTATGAAAAACTTTTTCCGCAGTCCTTCTATATCGAAGTCCAGCGTGGCGGCAATCCTCAAGATGAAAAACAACTGCAACTTGCCTGTCATCTAGCTAGTGAGTTGGATTTGCCAGTAGTCGCAACGCACCCAGTGCAGTTCATGCAGAAGAGCGACTTTACTGCGCATGAGGCCCGTGTTTGTATTGCTGAAGGCGAGTTGCTCGGCAATCCACGCCGAACCAAAAAGTTTAATGATGAGCAGTACTTCCTGACCCAAGAGGAAATGGAAAAACGTTTTGCTGATTTGCCGGCCGCATTGGCGAACTCGGTTGAAATTGCAAAGCGTTGCAACCTCTCCCTGGTCTTAGGTCAGCCACGCTTGCCAGATTTTCCGACGCCTCCAGGTATCACGCTCGATGATTATCTATTGCAGCAATCGGAGATTGGCTTAAAGCGCCACATGGAGCGCAACTTTCCAGATGCACAAGAGCGCGAAAAAGAAATGGTGCGCTATCACGAGCGCTTGGTCTTTGAAGTCAAGACGATTGCGCAAATGGGCTTTCCAGGCTACTTCTTGATCGTTGCTGACTTTATTAACTGGGCAAAAAATAATGGTGTGCCAGTAGGCCCTGGTCGTGGATCTGGTGCAGGCTCATTGGTAGCTTACTCATTGGGTATTACCGATCTAGATCCACTGCGTTACAACTTGCTCTTTGAGCGCTTCTTAAATCCAGAGCGGGTATCCATGCCCGACTTTGATATCGACTTCTGCCAGCACGGTCGCGACCGTGTGATTCAGTACGTGAAAGACAAGTACGGCAAAGATGCGGTCAGTCAGATTGCCACTTTTGGAACCATGGCCGCCAGAGCGGCGATTCGTGACGTGGGACGTGTGCTGGAGCAGGGCTATAACTTCGTTGACGGTATCGCTAAGCTCGTACCCAATAAGCCAGGTCAGTACATGACTATTGAAATGGCAAAGAAGGAAGAAAAGCAATTAGCTGAACGCGAGAAGAATGAAGATGAGGTGCGCCAGTTACTCTCTTTGGCACAGCAGTTAGAAGGTATGACTCGTAACGTCGGTATGCATGCGGGTGGTGTGTTGATTGCTCCGGGCCGTCTCACCGATTTTTGTCCACTCTACACTCAAGAAAGTAAAGACCAAGACAGTAGCTCCGTCATCAGTCAATTCGACAAGGATGACGTAGAGGCGATTGGCTTGGTAAAGTTCGACTTCTTAGGTTTGACTACCCTTACTATCTTGGCTGCAGCAGAGCGTTGGATTAAAGCGTTACATGCGGATCGCAGAGACTGGAATATTGGCGAGATTGCACTCGATGATGAGAAAGCCTTTGACGTTCTCAAGCGTGCCAATACCGTTGCCGTGTTTCAGCTAGAAAGCCGCGGCATGCAAGGCATGCTACGTGAAGCAAAGCCAGACCGCTTTGAAGATATTATTGCTTTGGTGGCTTTGTATCGTCCGGGTCCAATGGATTTGATTCCGGACTTTATTGAGCGTAAGCACGGTCGTCAAAAAGTAGAGTATCCCGATCCCCGTATTGAGCCTGTTCTACGTGAGACCTACGGCATCATGGTCTATCAAGAGCAGGTGATGCAGATGGCGCAGATGATTGGCGGCTACTCATTGGGTGGCGCTGACATGTTGCGTCGTGCGATGGGCAAGAAAAAGCCAGAAGAAATGGCGCAGCATCGCAAGATTTTTAGTGATGGCGCCAAAGCGGGCGGTATTACCGAGTCAAAAGCCAATGAGATCTATGACTTGATGGAGCGTTTTGCAGGCTATGGATTTAATAAGTCGCACGCCGCTGCATACGCACTCTTGGCTTATCAAACCGCTTGGCTCAAAGCGTATTACCCAGCCGAATTTATGGCGGCCAACTTATCGCTCGCAATGGATGACACCGATAAGGTGAAGATTCTGTATGACGATTGTTTGGTAAATAACATTCGCGTGTTCTCACCGGATATCAATACCGGTGTTTATGAGTTCACGCCATTGCGCGCTCCCGATGCGGCGCCGGACTCCCCAATCAGTCATATTCGTTATGGTTTAGGTGCAGTCCGCGGTACTGGCGAGGCTGCCATTGAATCTATTGTCAAAGCGCGTGAGACTGGTGGACCATTCAAGGACTTGTTTGATTTCTGCGCACGGGTAGATCGTCGCCAGGTAAATCGTCGCGCTATTGAAGCGCTAATGCGTGCTGGAGCATTTGATAGCTTGTATCGTGACACCATTCCTGCGGACGGAAACCTGTATGACATTCGCTCAACCTTACTAGCCTCTTTAGCCAGAGCCATTGAGGCTGCCGAGCAAGCAGAAGCATCGATTCATCAAGTCAGTTTGTTTGAAGTGGCTGGTGAAGAGAACCGCCATCTGCCAGAGTTAGTGCGAGAGCCTGTCTGGTCTGAGAAAAAACGCTTGCAAGAAGAAAAGACTGCTTTAGGCCTTTGCTTAACAGGACATATGTTTGATGCTTATCGTGATGAGACTTCGCACTTCATTCGTCAGTCATTATCAAAAGTCACTGAGGGCAAGGATCAATTGATTGCGGGCATCATTACTTCGGCAAGGATGTTGACCGGTCAACGTGGTCGCATGATGATTGCAACGATTGATGATGGTACTGCTGCCCTCGAAGTCACCTTGTATAGCGAAGTCTATGAACCAAACCGTTCATGGCTCAAAGAAGATGAACTCTTGGTTGCTAAAGTAAATGTGACGCCAGATAAGTTCTCCGGCGGAATGCGCATTGTGTCTGAGGCGGTCATGGATATCACAGGCGCACGCATGCGTTTTGCTCGTAACGTGCACGTATGTATTGATAATGCAATCGATATCAAGATGCTCCGCAGCCAAATCAATCCTTATCTCATGGCAAATCGCGTGCGTGATCCTAGGTTAGGTGTCTCTGCGCCTGCTGGGCCGGGGTCGAATGAGGGTATGAAGGGGCTAATGCTCACTGCTGCTGTCACTACCAGTGGCGGCGCTTGCTTAATGCAGTTCCCAGAAGAGCTGCGTATTTATCCAGATGATGCTTGCTTACACGGCCTCAATCAGATTTTGGCTTCAAAGCAAAAAGATCCTGTACAAATTCAGTATCACTGA
- a CDS encoding glycosyltransferase family 2 protein gives MISVLLATYNWPQALKLCLESLATQTDQNFEIIIADDGSTASTKQVIDSFQDSHSASIKHLWQEDQGFRKTKILNQAIAAAHGDYLVFLDGDCIVQPDFIARHRQLAQKGYLVTGSRILLNESLTQELLSWAHWNFQQFCSGLLGKRISGGINKYWPLKIKLGNGTWRDYNKFVWRRIKGCNMACWKADAEVINGFDETMTGWGHEDADFIFRLQHHGIRRKSGSWSTEVLHLFHQIHDQSNANENARRVREKILAKAL, from the coding sequence ATGATTTCCGTTTTATTGGCCACTTACAACTGGCCTCAAGCGCTCAAGCTATGCCTAGAATCTCTGGCCACCCAAACCGATCAGAACTTTGAAATCATCATCGCGGATGATGGCTCTACCGCAAGTACAAAGCAAGTTATTGACTCATTTCAAGACTCACACTCCGCTTCCATCAAACATCTTTGGCAAGAGGATCAAGGTTTTCGGAAAACCAAAATTTTGAACCAAGCCATTGCTGCAGCCCATGGTGACTACCTGGTTTTTTTAGATGGTGATTGCATTGTCCAGCCAGACTTTATAGCTCGTCATCGTCAGTTGGCTCAAAAAGGCTATCTCGTCACCGGCAGCAGAATCTTACTGAATGAAAGCCTCACTCAAGAACTGCTTTCTTGGGCGCACTGGAACTTTCAGCAGTTTTGCTCAGGCTTGCTGGGAAAAAGAATTAGTGGTGGTATCAATAAATACTGGCCTCTCAAGATTAAATTGGGCAATGGCACTTGGCGGGATTACAACAAGTTTGTTTGGCGCCGTATTAAGGGTTGCAATATGGCCTGCTGGAAGGCTGATGCTGAAGTCATTAATGGCTTTGATGAAACCATGACTGGCTGGGGCCACGAAGATGCAGACTTTATCTTCCGTCTACAACACCATGGTATTCGTCGTAAATCTGGGTCGTGGTCTACCGAAGTCTTGCACCTCTTTCATCAAATTCATGATCAAAGCAACGCTAATGAGAATGCACGACGCGTGCGTGAAAAGATTTTGGCTAAGGCGCTATAA
- the gluQRS gene encoding tRNA glutamyl-Q(34) synthetase GluQRS, giving the protein MSTPKNLPSPAGGYRGRFAPSPTGPLHAGSLVAALGSWLDARKNEGKWLLRIEDLDTPRCIPEVTQQIQAQLLACGLSWDEEIIYQSQRQKAYQDALKRFNELKCLYSCTCSRQTIATALAKLSIESPRNQEMVYPGTCRPASLMSNPWDTVQDLKKAWRIALPQNCLIEFKDLALGPQSQNLNAEVGDFVLRRSDGLFTYQLAVVVDDAEQGITRIVRGQDLLSNTARQIYLQDVLGYQKPEYLHLPLVLDAHGEKLSKQTLATQINTQDDKHSLIELRKAGMHLGLKNLPDGENVSIAEWLLAATHAWKS; this is encoded by the coding sequence GTGTCGACACCCAAAAACCTTCCATCCCCAGCCGGCGGCTATCGCGGGCGATTTGCCCCCTCCCCTACCGGACCGCTGCATGCCGGATCCCTGGTTGCCGCCCTCGGAAGTTGGCTAGATGCCCGTAAAAATGAGGGTAAATGGCTGCTCAGAATTGAGGATTTAGATACCCCGCGCTGCATCCCAGAGGTTACCCAACAAATCCAGGCCCAATTGCTCGCCTGCGGACTTTCTTGGGATGAGGAGATCATCTACCAATCCCAGCGCCAAAAGGCTTACCAGGACGCTTTAAAGCGTTTCAATGAGCTCAAATGCCTATATTCCTGCACCTGCTCAAGACAAACAATAGCCACCGCCTTAGCCAAGCTCAGCATTGAGAGCCCCCGCAATCAAGAAATGGTCTATCCCGGCACCTGCCGACCTGCCTCATTAATGAGCAATCCCTGGGATACCGTCCAAGATTTAAAAAAGGCATGGCGCATTGCCCTTCCCCAAAATTGCCTTATTGAATTTAAGGATTTAGCGCTGGGTCCACAAAGTCAGAATCTTAATGCGGAAGTGGGTGATTTTGTCTTACGTAGAAGCGATGGACTATTTACTTACCAACTAGCTGTTGTAGTGGATGATGCCGAACAAGGCATCACTCGTATTGTTCGAGGCCAAGATTTATTAAGTAATACGGCAAGGCAAATTTATCTACAAGATGTACTGGGATACCAGAAACCAGAATATCTTCATCTACCACTAGTACTAGATGCGCATGGTGAAAAACTCAGCAAGCAAACTCTAGCAACGCAAATCAATACACAAGATGACAAACACTCACTGATAGAGTTACGTAAAGCGGGAATGCATTTGGGTTTGAAGAACTTGCCTGATGGCGAGAATGTCTCTATTGCAGAGTGGCTCTTGGCAGCCACTCATGCATGGAAAAGCTAA
- a CDS encoding DEAD/DEAH box helicase: MTNTATEINSSTGVSEAATPSVANTDTAAAAATAPSLATITFADFGLDPKIQKAVLEQGYTIPTPIQAQSIPHVLAGSDLMGAAQTGTGKTAAFVLPIIQKILRHASSSASPARHPIRALVLTPTRELAVQVSENAASYSKHTDLRAAVVYGGVDMKEQVAILRNGVEILIATPGRLLDHIGSKVANLSQVEILVLDEADRMLDMGFLPDLQRIIDLIPAQRQTLLFSATFSPEIKKLAQSYLRTPVTVEVARQNAAADTVKQVVHMVSSADKQRAIVKVLEARTRAGLSRQCIIFTNSRLGCAKLSRALERDGIKAGAIHGDKSQGERTLTLDAFKSGAIEALVATDVAARGLDIPDMPCVINHELPYNAEDFIHRIGRTGRAGSKGDAIALVDASEKRLLDDIEKLMKRKLDVQPLPEGAPSQSRPSSGGSRSSYSAPAKMSDPFFYKPYEPSTAPASASDAAKPEEKKVGITPAKPAVGALLGGFKKK, encoded by the coding sequence TTGACAAATACTGCTACTGAAATAAATTCATCTACAGGGGTTAGCGAAGCCGCTACCCCTAGTGTTGCTAACACTGACACTGCTGCCGCTGCTGCTACCGCACCATCCCTGGCAACAATCACTTTTGCTGACTTTGGTTTAGACCCGAAGATTCAAAAAGCGGTTCTAGAGCAGGGTTACACCATTCCTACCCCGATTCAAGCGCAATCAATACCGCACGTATTGGCTGGTAGCGACTTGATGGGTGCAGCACAAACCGGTACTGGTAAAACAGCTGCCTTTGTATTGCCTATCATTCAAAAGATTTTGCGTCATGCTAGTAGTAGCGCTTCACCAGCACGTCATCCGATTCGCGCATTGGTTCTGACTCCAACTCGCGAGTTAGCGGTGCAAGTGTCTGAAAATGCCGCTAGTTACTCTAAACATACTGATTTACGCGCTGCCGTTGTGTATGGTGGCGTGGATATGAAAGAGCAAGTAGCCATATTGCGCAATGGCGTAGAGATTTTGATTGCTACACCAGGACGTTTGCTCGATCACATTGGTTCTAAAGTTGCCAATCTCTCTCAAGTAGAGATTTTGGTATTAGACGAAGCCGATCGCATGCTCGATATGGGTTTCTTGCCCGACTTGCAACGCATCATTGATTTGATTCCTGCGCAAAGACAAACATTATTGTTCTCTGCTACTTTCTCACCAGAAATCAAAAAGTTGGCACAAAGCTATTTGCGTACCCCAGTAACGGTTGAGGTAGCTCGTCAAAACGCCGCCGCTGATACGGTGAAGCAGGTGGTCCATATGGTGTCTTCTGCGGATAAGCAGCGCGCCATTGTCAAAGTATTGGAAGCACGTACACGCGCTGGTTTATCCCGTCAATGCATCATCTTTACTAACAGCCGTTTAGGTTGCGCAAAGTTATCTCGTGCACTCGAGCGCGATGGTATCAAAGCGGGCGCGATTCATGGCGACAAGAGTCAAGGCGAACGCACTTTAACTTTGGATGCATTCAAATCTGGCGCAATTGAAGCCTTAGTAGCAACCGATGTGGCTGCACGCGGCCTAGATATTCCGGATATGCCTTGCGTGATTAATCACGAGTTACCTTACAACGCAGAAGACTTTATTCACCGCATTGGCCGTACTGGTCGCGCTGGAAGTAAGGGCGATGCGATTGCTTTGGTCGATGCTAGCGAGAAGCGCTTGCTCGACGATATTGAAAAGCTCATGAAGCGCAAGTTGGATGTACAGCCTTTGCCAGAAGGTGCGCCTTCACAAAGCCGTCCATCATCTGGTGGCTCCAGAAGCTCATATAGCGCACCAGCCAAAATGTCAGACCCTTTCTTCTACAAGCCTTACGAGCCGTCAACAGCTCCAGCATCTGCTTCAGATGCTGCTAAGCCAGAGGAGAAAAAAGTTGGCATTACCCCTGCAAAGCCGGCTGTTGGTGCTTTGCTTGGCGGCTTTAAAAAGAAATAA
- a CDS encoding glycosyltransferase family 2 protein: MPTLSVILITRNEEANLDDCLASLEGIAQQIVVVDTNSSDGTLEIAKKHGATISQPSDWPGFGPQKNRALDLATGEWVLSLDADERLTPALKSEILTAIHHSAHVNCFAIPRLSWYCGRFIRHSGWSPDYVDRLFKRGTAHFSDDLVHERLVPNGQVAKLENPMLHYSFMNYSQVLQKLDRYSTASAEQAFAKGKTSSPLKAVLHGAWAFFRTYILRAGFLDGPQGFALAASNGQGTYYRYIKLWHLNQEANK, encoded by the coding sequence ATGCCCACCTTATCAGTCATACTCATCACCCGCAATGAAGAGGCCAATTTGGACGATTGTCTAGCCTCTCTGGAGGGCATCGCCCAGCAGATTGTGGTGGTTGATACCAATAGCTCTGACGGCACCCTAGAAATAGCCAAAAAGCATGGGGCAACCATATCCCAGCCCTCTGATTGGCCTGGTTTTGGTCCCCAAAAGAACCGTGCTTTAGACCTGGCTACTGGCGAGTGGGTACTCTCTTTGGATGCTGACGAAAGACTGACTCCCGCCCTTAAATCTGAAATCCTGACGGCCATTCACCATAGCGCCCATGTGAATTGTTTTGCCATTCCTCGGCTATCTTGGTATTGCGGACGATTCATCCGCCACTCTGGCTGGAGCCCGGATTATGTTGATCGCTTATTTAAACGGGGGACCGCCCACTTCTCGGATGACCTCGTTCATGAACGACTTGTCCCTAATGGCCAAGTCGCCAAACTAGAAAATCCAATGTTGCATTACAGCTTCATGAACTATTCCCAAGTTCTGCAAAAGCTAGATCGATATTCCACTGCATCAGCCGAGCAAGCATTTGCTAAAGGTAAAACAAGCAGCCCCCTCAAAGCAGTGCTTCATGGGGCTTGGGCATTTTTCCGAACATACATTCTGCGCGCGGGATTTTTAGATGGTCCGCAAGGATTTGCCTTGGCGGCATCTAATGGCCAAGGCACTTATTACCGATATATCAAGCTGTGGCATCTGAATCAGGAAGCCAATAAATGA
- a CDS encoding heme-binding protein: protein MLATKPYLTQADVQKILDAADKHAAKNNWAVTIAVCDDGGHVLGLTRRDGCAPVSAYIAQEKARTAAMGKRESRVYEEIINNGRISFLSAPHISGMLEGGVNIEVNGFTIGAVGVSGVKSTEDAETAKAGIAAIL from the coding sequence ATGTTGGCTACTAAACCTTACTTAACTCAAGCTGATGTTCAAAAGATTTTGGACGCAGCAGACAAGCATGCCGCTAAAAATAACTGGGCAGTGACTATTGCCGTTTGTGATGATGGCGGTCATGTATTAGGTTTAACTCGCCGCGATGGTTGTGCTCCAGTATCTGCTTACATTGCTCAAGAGAAGGCACGCACAGCTGCAATGGGTAAACGCGAGAGTCGTGTGTACGAAGAAATTATTAATAACGGCCGCATTTCTTTCTTATCTGCCCCACATATTTCGGGCATGTTGGAGGGTGGGGTCAATATCGAGGTAAACGGGTTTACCATCGGCGCAGTCGGCGTTTCCGGCGTTAAATCGACCGAGGATGCTGAAACCGCTAAGGCCGGCATTGCGGCCATCCTGTAA
- a CDS encoding alanine--glyoxylate aminotransferase family protein: MLKLDNHASGRHFLHIPGPSPVPPRVLRAISYQTIDHRGPEFGAFGLKVLDGIKKIFKTEQPVIIYSASGTGAWEGALVNVLNPGDKVLFYETGQFANLWRALGKRLGLDVEVVGKAGQDSWRWGIDAAVIEERLRKDTGHEIKAVCVVHNETSTGVTSNIAAVRKAIDSLKHPALLLVDSVSGLGSADYEHDKWGADVTISGSQKGLMLPPGIGFNALSPRAIEVSQNNKIHKSYWAWDEILESNKNGYWPTTPSTNLMYGLHEAMDMMLAEGLDTIFARHQRLAAACREAVNAWGLEIQCQDEDCYSPVLTCIATPEGMDADVLRKHALEKFNLSLGTGLGKIKGKAFRIGHLGDCNELSLMAALSGVEMSLGSMGYKPKASGVVAAQEFLK, translated from the coding sequence ATGTTGAAACTTGATAACCACGCATCAGGACGCCATTTTTTACATATTCCCGGCCCAAGTCCTGTTCCGCCACGCGTACTGCGCGCCATTAGCTATCAAACGATTGACCATCGTGGTCCAGAGTTTGGTGCGTTTGGTTTGAAGGTATTAGATGGCATCAAAAAGATTTTTAAAACTGAGCAGCCCGTCATTATTTATTCCGCATCTGGAACGGGTGCTTGGGAAGGTGCATTAGTGAACGTTCTTAATCCTGGCGACAAAGTGCTGTTCTATGAAACTGGTCAGTTCGCTAACTTGTGGCGTGCTCTTGGCAAGCGTCTTGGTTTAGATGTGGAAGTGGTTGGTAAGGCTGGACAAGATTCTTGGCGTTGGGGTATTGATGCCGCCGTGATTGAAGAGCGTTTGCGCAAAGACACTGGTCATGAGATCAAAGCAGTTTGTGTTGTACATAACGAAACTTCTACTGGCGTGACATCCAATATTGCTGCCGTTCGTAAGGCGATTGACTCCTTAAAGCATCCAGCCTTATTGCTTGTAGATAGCGTATCTGGCTTGGGTTCAGCGGACTATGAGCATGACAAGTGGGGTGCAGACGTCACGATCTCTGGCTCACAAAAAGGTTTGATGTTGCCGCCTGGTATTGGCTTTAATGCCTTGTCACCACGCGCAATTGAGGTCAGTCAAAATAATAAAATCCATAAATCGTATTGGGCTTGGGACGAGATCCTAGAGTCAAATAAAAATGGTTACTGGCCAACAACCCCCAGCACCAATTTGATGTACGGTTTGCATGAAGCCATGGACATGATGTTGGCTGAAGGATTGGATACGATCTTTGCGCGTCACCAACGTTTGGCAGCTGCTTGCCGTGAAGCAGTCAATGCTTGGGGTCTTGAGATTCAGTGTCAAGATGAAGATTGCTATTCACCAGTACTGACTTGCATTGCTACTCCAGAAGGCATGGATGCCGATGTATTGCGTAAGCATGCTTTAGAGAAATTCAATCTCTCTTTAGGAACTGGCTTAGGCAAAATCAAAGGCAAGGCATTCCGTATTGGCCATTTGGGTGACTGTAATGAATTGAGCCTGATGGCTGCCCTGAGCGGGGTAGAGATGAGCCTAGGTTCTATGGGTTACAAACCCAAGGCCAGCGGAGTCGTTGCAGCCCAAGAGTTCCTTAAATAA